Proteins encoded by one window of Dioscorea cayenensis subsp. rotundata cultivar TDr96_F1 chromosome 6, TDr96_F1_v2_PseudoChromosome.rev07_lg8_w22 25.fasta, whole genome shotgun sequence:
- the LOC120263499 gene encoding LOW QUALITY PROTEIN: chromatin modification-related protein EAF1 A-like (The sequence of the model RefSeq protein was modified relative to this genomic sequence to represent the inferred CDS: inserted 2 bases in 1 codon), translated as MQESERWPRNEAIVPAHNSHVVALSQVIPNNLSGGILTPLDLCDSIISSPDVTTLGYQGSHTSGLAITSHPGSVTPVLPTTSANNVLQTSPGMVLCSGLPSPSNPLSAASRDAQRNSMPISVSLPVDEQQRMRYNQMLSGRNVQQSGLPVPGNLPXVDRGMMSTSAMGMMCGMNRGMPSMPRAGFQGINSPEMLNMVPTSAMMLSGNGVTNPVTAHQGNSMLRPHDTMHMLRPGQTTEEHRQMMQELQMQVSPGSGQAVGTFNGMSGPFSNASVSPPVQTFPVHQHQKPHLLGNCHAHIQGSNHSSPQQQAYATRYLTSTTSIFSQLQCNFTYTKQFSNFNSKHNCQPLPAQPLLQQQQQQQRQTNTILI; from the exons ATGCAGGAGTCAG AACGATGGCCAAGAAATGAAGCAATAGTTCCAGCTCATAACTCTCATGTTGTGGCTCTTTCACAAGTTATCCCAAACAACTTGAGTGGTGGCATATTGAC GCCACTTGATCTGTGTGATTCAATCATATCAAGCCCAGACGTTACTACACTTGGCTATCAGGGATCTCATACAAGTGGTTTGGCTATCACAAGTCATCCAGGCTCTGTAACCCCTGTTCTTCCTACCACTAGTGCAAACAATGTGTTACAAACCTCTCCTGGAATGGTCCTATGCAGTGGTTTACCTTCACCTTCTAACCCTCTAAGTGCTGCTTCTAG ggATGCCCAGAGAAATAGTATGCCTATATCTGTTTCTTTACCCGTTGATGAACAGCAAAGAATGCGATACAACCAAATGCTTTCTGGTAGAAATGTTCAGCAATCTGGTTTGCCTGTTCCTGGAAACTTACC TGTGGATCGAGGAATGATGTCTACTAGTGCGATGGGGATGATGTGTGGGATGAACCGGGGAATGCCCTCCATGCCTAGAGCAGGGTTTCAAGGAATTAATTCCCCAGAGATGCTTAACATGGTGCCTACTAGTGCGATGATGCTTTCAGGAAATGGTGTTACAAATCCTGTCACTGCTCACCAAGGGAACTCAATGTTGAGGCCTCATGATACTATGCATATGCTTCGG CCTGGTCAGACTACTGAGGAACATAGGCAGATGATGCAAGAACTGCAAATGCAGGTTTCTCCGGGGAGTGGTCAGGCTGTCGGCACGTTCAATGGTATGAGTGGCCCTTTCTCTAATGCATCTGTCTCTCCTCCTGTTCAGACATTCCCAGTGCATCAGCATCAAAAGCCACATCTATTGGGCAATTGTCACGCTCATATTCAAGGTTCTAACCATTCAAGTCCTCAGCAGCAGGCCTATGCTACTCGATATCTTACCTCAACCACAAGCATCTTTTCCCAGCTCCAATGCAATTTCACCTATACAAAACAGTTCTCAAACTTCAACAGCAAACACAATTGTCAACCTCTGCCAGCTCAACCACTActgcagcaacaacaacaacagcagcgTCAGACAAATACAATCCTCATCTGA